In a single window of the Thunnus thynnus chromosome 9, fThuThy2.1, whole genome shotgun sequence genome:
- the nkrf gene encoding NF-kappa-B-repressing factor — MAEGTDTGEMPSFDPSPSSEAKKRPTSSDGRDEPMRKMPVSKFGSRPRFEPVHFVSGGSSGGTGADEKENDKERRRSEPYGVRQWDSEHSSYSSTSRAQGSSSLRPDFDRVPSYSSDSWGSHRDRDRERDREISSGGTSGLGYGGRGSTANFMAKTQQDYTAKYEAHTSRNSDSYSQSNRYNGYGGGNRSGGWDSGRQGLGYSHLERQSTSRPFSRVYNSPGRSSPATSQSGSSSQPLPISQSTLDEKQRLIANVASALAVAFRDPMFMTGSESPNYNFMLSRSIQACKTNPEYIYVNLKDIPQADLPKNRKVPTDGYACELRCQGVYLATGYSGSKNGARDRASEQAVKLFLKPVEVRVVQRKYRHSIVNDMVVCQMHSPTPAFLPALRNPEDKPTPSSKGQYEPDKRKHWTEFVVMDNAHDAICILNNSAAFNRMKIDYKFDLLPNNSAWLCRVFLQDELVAQATGTKKSSKHAAAEEAVRKLRMNQAARLQQQQQQQQQQQLQQQQQQQSQYSRGNNQSDSGGRFGPPGGKKKHLSELVILENSDNAICIINDTAQFNKVTADYKFTVLPDHRWRCEVYLEGQYVAAGIGPKKIVKHIAAEEALATLRQTQAVVKSNLRKEGHNDAISRSQILARSGEEATRQEIKEDNIGNQLLRKMGWKGGGLGRDGEGIAEPIRVKEQFSREGLGMDTDKTGNQLSKRDIEDIIRNYASSDRQDDLRFSTDLTNDERKQIHQISQKYGLRSKSYGQGRQRFLVVSRKVHKDQLIGQLLQEGQVGRYELVKPQASH, encoded by the exons ATGGCAGAAGGGACTGACACTGGCGAAATGCCCTCCTTTGACCCAAGTCCTAGTTCTGAAGCAAAAAAGAGACCTACTTCTTCTGATGGCA GAGACGAGCCCATGAGGAAAATGCCCGTGTCAAAGTTTGGTTCCAGACCTCGATTTGAGCCTGTACACTTTGTTAGTGGTGGAAGCAGCGGAGGAACTGGCGCTGATGAGAAGGAGAACGATAAGGAGCGCAGGAGGAGTGAGCCGTACGGTGTGAGACAATGGGACTCTGAACACTCTTCCTacagcagcaccagcagagCGCAAGGCTCTTCCTCTTTGAGGCCTGATTTTGATCGAGTGCCATCGTACAGTTCTGACTCTTGGGGTTCCCatagagatagagacagagagagagacagagagatttcTTCTGGTGGTACAAGTGGGTTAGGTTATGGAGGTCGTGGGTCGACTGCAAACTTCATGGCAAAAACACAGCAGGACTACACAGCCAAGTATGAAGCCCACACCTCTCGAAACTCAGATTCCTATTCTCAGTCCAACAGGTACAATGGATACGGGGGAGGGAACAGATCAGGAGGCTGGGATTCAGGACGTCAGGGTTTGGGGTACAGTCATCTGGAAAGGCAGTCAACAAGCAGACCGTTCAGCAGAGTCTACAACAGCCCGGGCAGGAGCAGTCCCGCCACTTCTCAGTCAGGGTCTTCATCGCAGCCTCTTCCTATATCTCAGTCAACATTAGATGAGAAACAGAGGCTGATCGCCAATGTAGCGTCTGCGTTGGCTGTCGCTTTTAGGGACCCGATGTTCATGACTGGAAGTGAGTCTCCGAACTACAATTTCATGTTGAGCCGCAGCATCCAGGCCTGCAAGACCAATCCTGAATATATTTATGTCAACCTGAAGGATATTCCTCAGGCTGACCTACCCAAGAACAGGAAAGTACCGACAGATGGTTATGCCTGTGAACTGAGATGCCAGGGTGTTTATCTCGCTACCGGATACTCTGGCAGTAAAAATGGAGCGAGGGACCGTGCCTCTGAGCAGGCTGTAAAACTCTTCCTGAAACCAGTCGAGGTTCGTGTTGTGCAGCGCAAATACAGACACTCAATAGTCAATGACATGGTTGTGTGCCAGATGCACAGCCCCACGCCGGCCTTTTTACCTGCACTTCGCAACCCAGAGGATAAACCGACTCCCAGCTCTAAAGGCCAATACGAGCCTGACAAACGGAAGCACTGGACAGAGTTTGTGGTTATGGACAACGCTCATGATGCCATCTGCATCCTTAACAATTCTGCTGCATTTAATCGCATGAAGATAGACTATAAGTTCGACCTGCTCCCAAACAACAGTGCTTGGCTGTGCAGAGTCTTCCTGCAGGACGAGCTCGTGGCACAGGCAACCGGCACTAAAAAGAGCTCAAAGCATGCAGCTGCAGAAGAGGCAGTAAGGAAACTCCGTATGAACCAGGCAGCAcgactgcagcagcagcaacagcaacaacaacaacaacaactacagcagcagcaacagcagcaatcGCAATACTCCAGAGGAAATAATCAGTCAGATTCTGGTGGCCGCTTTGGGCCACCGGGTGGAAAAAAGAAGCATCTTAGTGAGCTGGTTATCCTGGAAAATTCTGACAATGCTATCTGTATCATTAATGACACCGCTCAGTTTAATAAAGTGACTGCTGATTACAAGTTCACGGTTCTGCCGGATCATCGCTGGAGGTGTGAAGTTTACTTGGAAGGACAGTACGTTGCAGCAGGAATTGGACCCAAAAAAATAGTGAAGCACATTGCAGCAGAGGAGGCTTTAGCCACCTTGAGACAGACACAGGCTGTGGTGAAATCCAACCTAAGGAAGGAAGGTCACAACGACGCCATATCCCGTTCCCAGATCCTGGCTCGCTCAGGGGAGGAGGCCACAAGGCAGGAGATAAAAGAAGACAACATCGGAAACCAGCTGCTCCGAAAGATGGGCTGGAAGGGCGGCGGTCTGGGCCGAGACGGGGAAGGCATCGCGGAACCGATCAGGGTCAAGGAGCAGTTCTCCAGAGAAGGGTTGGGTATGGATACAGATAAAACTGGGAATCAGCTCAGTAAGCGTGACATAGAGGACATCATTCGTAACTATGCCAGCTCAGACCGTCAGGATGATCTCCGCTTCTCCACCGACCTCACCAACGATGAACGCAAGCAGATCCACCAGATTTCTCAGAAATACGGCCTACGAAGCAAGTCGTACGGACAGGGAAGGCAACGCTTCCTCGTTGTCAGTCGCAAAGTACACAAAGACCAGCTCATTGGTCAGCTTTTACAGGAAGGACAGGTGGGACGATACGAGCTAGTGAAACCTCAGGCGTCTCACTAA
- the ube2a gene encoding ubiquitin-conjugating enzyme E2 A encodes MSTPARRRLMRDFKRLQEDPPAGVSGAPSENNIMVWNAVIFGPEGTPFEDGTFKLTIEFTEEYPNKPPTVRFVSKMFHPNVYADGSICLDILQNRWSPTYDVSSILTSIQSLLDEPNPNSPANSQAAQLYQENKREYEKRVSAIVEQSWRDC; translated from the exons ATGTCAACTCCAGCAAGACGGCGTTTAATGAGAGATTTTAAACG GCTGCAAGAGGATCCTCCAGCAGGGGTGAGTGGGGCCCCATCAGAAAACAATATCATGGTGTGGAACGCTGTCATTTTTGG ACCAGAGGGAACACCTTTTGAAGATG GAACGTTCAAACTTACCATTGAATTCACAGAGGAATATCCAAATAAACCTCCAACAGTGCGATTTGTCTCCAAAATGTTTCATCCAAATG TGTATGCAGATGGCAGCATATGCTTAGATATACTTCAGAATCGTTGGAGTCCAACCTATGATGTCTCTTCAATCTTAACTTCAATACAG TCTTTACTGGATGAGCCAAACCCAAACAGTCCAGCCAACAGCCAAGCGGCCCAGCTGTACCAGGAAAACAAGCGGGAGTATGAGAAGAGGGTTTCTGCTATTGTTGAACAGAGTTGGCGTGACTGTTGA